The proteins below come from a single Verrucomicrobiota bacterium genomic window:
- a CDS encoding PilT/PilU family type 4a pilus ATPase: MELFYRILKTAIEGGASDVHIKIGTPVIFRINRQLVAIECPVPTEAWMKTVVDAIVPHHLTKKLEVEREIDFSYYVPEIGRFRTNLFQQRGQFCLAMRFVKTQVPSFEQLGLLETIKKIAESPRGIVLLAGSTGCGKSTTLAAMVEHINAHFKKHIITMEDPIEYVFEDNQSVIEQREVGLDTLSFREALKHVLRQDPDIIMIGEMRDAVSFTAAMSAADTGHLVLSTLHTTNASQSVSRILDFFKADEREQIRRQLAGTLQAVVCQRMVNTVEGGVTPALEIMINTGTVKKLIEENRLDKLPSAIETGGEDGMLNFNQSLLQLVKERRISEAEALAKATNAQALEMNFKGIFLDEGRRILG; encoded by the coding sequence ATGGAATTATTCTATCGGATCTTAAAGACGGCCATTGAAGGAGGCGCGTCCGACGTTCACATCAAAATCGGCACGCCCGTCATTTTCAGGATCAATCGCCAGCTCGTTGCCATCGAGTGTCCCGTTCCCACGGAAGCCTGGATGAAAACGGTGGTGGACGCCATTGTGCCCCACCATTTGACCAAGAAGCTCGAAGTGGAGCGCGAGATTGATTTTTCCTATTATGTGCCTGAGATCGGCCGCTTTCGTACCAATCTTTTTCAGCAACGCGGCCAGTTCTGTCTGGCCATGCGGTTTGTCAAAACGCAGGTGCCGAGTTTCGAGCAACTGGGTCTCCTGGAGACCATCAAGAAGATTGCCGAATCACCGCGCGGCATCGTGCTGCTGGCCGGTTCGACCGGTTGCGGCAAATCCACGACGCTGGCGGCGATGGTCGAGCATATCAACGCTCATTTCAAAAAACACATCATCACGATGGAAGACCCCATCGAATATGTGTTTGAAGACAATCAATCCGTCATCGAACAGCGCGAGGTAGGGTTGGACACACTTTCCTTCCGCGAGGCGCTCAAACACGTCCTGCGGCAGGACCCGGACATCATCATGATTGGCGAAATGCGCGACGCCGTCAGCTTCACCGCCGCCATGAGCGCCGCGGACACCGGCCACCTCGTGCTCTCTACGCTCCATACGACCAACGCGTCCCAGTCCGTGAGCCGTATTCTCGATTTTTTCAAGGCCGATGAGCGTGAACAAATCCGGCGTCAACTCGCCGGCACATTGCAGGCCGTTGTCTGTCAGCGCATGGTCAACACGGTGGAGGGCGGCGTCACTCCCGCCCTGGAAATCATGATCAACACCGGCACCGTGAAAAAATTGATCGAGGAGAACCGGCTCGATAAATTGCCGTCCGCCATCGAAACTGGTGGGGAAGATGGAATGTTGAACTTCAATCAATCCCTGTTGCAGCTCGTCAAGGAGAGGCGAATTTCGGAGGCGGAAGCCTTGGCCAAAGCGACCAACGCCCAGGCGCTGGAGATGAATTTCAAGGGCATCTTCCTGGACGAAGGCCGCAGGATTTTGGGTTGA
- a CDS encoding PilZ domain-containing protein, with the protein MSARKLEPSSGDFSNVNVQARKTSLTLSGGAVSLSKNGIEFRSPTAIAPWTEMTVDLQAPRSVRKLHCTGVVVACHGNRHSGYLVSMLFTGLSRQTQAQLNLLAYS; encoded by the coding sequence ATGAGTGCAAGAAAACTAGAACCCTCCTCCGGTGACTTTTCGAATGTTAATGTTCAAGCTAGAAAGACCAGCTTAACCCTGTCCGGCGGCGCTGTCAGCCTCAGCAAGAATGGCATTGAGTTTCGTTCCCCCACCGCCATAGCCCCTTGGACCGAGATGACGGTGGATTTGCAAGCTCCCCGCAGTGTCAGGAAGCTTCACTGCACCGGCGTCGTGGTGGCGTGCCATGGCAATCGCCACAGCGGCTATCTCGTCTCCATGCTCTTCACGGGCCTTTCCCGTCAGACGCAAGCGCAGTTGAACCTGCTGGCTTATTCCTGA